TATTTCCAGCGTTTCGAGCAAACTTATAGAGATGTCCCTCAGGCGTTATACCAATCAAAAATTCCTCTTCTGGACCATCTTCACAGATAATTAAATCCCCCCACGGTGTGACAGTCAGGTTATCGGCATTTTCCATGAGATTCCTGTCGTTCGGCTCAACGAAAAGTTGAAGGGTGCCGGGTTCCTGTGCCTCGCGGCTTGTCCCTTCATGCGGACTCGGCATGTATTTCCAGATCTGCCCTTTGTATGCAATACCGCCATTCGTACAGGCAATATAGAATTCTCCGTGTTCTTGATTGCTGCCGTACCAAATCCCTTCGCCGCGTGCGAACTTCGCCGCATCTTTACCTTCAGCACCCTGTATACGAAGGTCGTCATCCGGCGATTCCACATTCTCAATATCCACCCATTCGACTGCGAATGTTTCTCCGACTGGGATCGGGGTGTAGGTCCACGGGAAGACCTTCTGCAATCGACCGCGCCAGTTACGGGTATCTGCGCTTTTCATATCCCGAATTTTCAGTGCCTGAAGTTTACCACCTGCAGCGAGTTCAGCCGTCCTGCCATTAAAACTATCTGGGATAAACCGATAGATTAAACTATCACCTCTGTCTTCCGTTTGATAGACAATCCCAGTTTTCGGATCGACAGCGACTGCCTCATGGTTAAAACGTCCCATCGCTTTCAATGGGATCGGATCCGCTAATCCTATGTCAGGAGAAACAGGTACCTCAAAATTATAACCGTGGTCCACCTCGTAGGTCTCCTCTGCCTTCTGCATGGTCTCTTCACAGGTTATCCACGTGTTCCAAGGCGTTAAGCCACCCGCACAGTTCCGGATCGTCCCGATTAGACTTAGGAAGTGTTTCTCCAGCGTCTGTGTCCGCGTGTCATAGACAAGTGTCGTTGTTCCTCCGAGGCAAGGTAATTCACCGGATCCAGCGTCATATAAGTTATCAAGGGCAGCCCGTTCAAGTTTCTCGTTATTCCATCCAAAGGGACCGACGTTTTTGGCAGTGGCGGTCAATTCGTGGTTTCGGACGAGGAGCGTCTTGCCGTTAGGCCCCGGATAAGCTGCCATACCATCGTGTCCACCCGGCACCCAGAGTCCATCGTCCATCATTTCACCTGTTCTCGAAAAAGCGTGTGCGGTAAACCCTTCTGGGAGGTCAAGCAAGCGATTTGGGGTTGGCGTGAACTCATAGGGCGGCTCAGGTCTAAAACCCGGCACCTTTTGAATTAATGCATTGCCACACCCTAAAAATCCGAGACTGACTGCTGCCGATGCAGCCGAGAGCGTGCCATACCGTAGAAATTGTCGTCGAGAGAGTTTATTTCTGTGCTGCTTGCGAGCAGAAACTTGCCGTATAGAAGTCATAAAGTGCCCCCACTAAGCGTCAAAGCGGTAATTGAAGTTATTATATTGGAGACGGACGCATTTTTTTTACTGAAAAATAAACTGTAGCATTAGCATTTTACAATATTTTTTCTTTTTTTTCAAAAGTTTATCGCAAATCGCCAAATTCTCCAACTTCGCGTAATCCGAAAATAAAAACTATGGTAAACCTGAAAAATAAACGGACATTTACCCAGTCCCGGTAGGTGCGGTTTCTAACCGCACAGATTCTGAATGTCTAATTAATTCTAAAGTTTACCATAAATGGCTCTAAAGAAACTATAGTTTTGACAATTTCAGTCAGGTTCATACCTTGTTTTCAAGGTATGTCTGATTTTTCTCGAGGTTTCTCACACATACCCAACTCCGAAAAAATAAACTCGGAGGCCCCAAAGGATAGCCCCAGCGGGGCGAAATGTTTATAGAAACGCCATACCCCCCACCAGGCAAGCCCCAGCGGGGCGAAATGTGTATCCTTGAAAAAATTGTCCAAAGTTTAGTAAAGAAAACAGAAATCGGGTTGACAGTGATTCCCTAATTGGATTATAATAGGTTGTGAAAGGAATTAACCAGATATGCGATTCACCTATTTTGTGCCGGGGTGGGGAGTTGTGCTTGGTATCGGTGTTGTCATCGGTATAACGGTATTTGTCTATTTGCGGATAGCGCGTCCATTACACCCGAGGTATAGATTCTTACTCATTCTGCTGCGAATCACTGCAGCGTCGATTCTGCTCGGTTGTCTCTTAGCCCCCGTTATCATTGAAAAGAAGGACATCACGCCACCGACGCACCTCTCCATTTTGGTGGATACCTCGCGAAGTATGAAACTCGTCGATGCACCCATGAGCGAGATGCCTATCTCGAGGCTCAGTCAGGTGAATCAGCTGCTTTTCAATGTCCCAGGGCAATTCCTGCAAACCTTGCAAAATAGGTTTGAGGTACATCTCTACCCTTTCAATACGCGGTTGCAACAAAGTGTCCTATTGGCACAAAAAGATGATGGTCTATTGCCCACATTCGAGGCGGAGGGAAATCTGACGGATATTGGAGGGGCTATACGGGAAGCTGCAGCGGCATGGAAAGGTCAACAAACTGCCGGTATCGTCCTCATTACAGACGGGGCACACAATTCTGGGCAGTTCCCTTTGGAGACAATCACCGCATTGGAGGTGCCGATCTATCCAATAGGGGTCGGTTCCGTGGAACCCCCAAAAGACATTCAGATTCAACGGGTCAATTACACGCCAATCGCTTATACAGACCATGAGAGTGTTATTCGT
The sequence above is a segment of the Candidatus Poribacteria bacterium genome. Coding sequences within it:
- a CDS encoding DUF839 domain-containing protein, producing MTSIRQVSARKQHRNKLSRRQFLRYGTLSAASAAVSLGFLGCGNALIQKVPGFRPEPPYEFTPTPNRLLDLPEGFTAHAFSRTGEMMDDGLWVPGGHDGMAAYPGPNGKTLLVRNHELTATAKNVGPFGWNNEKLERAALDNLYDAGSGELPCLGGTTTLVYDTRTQTLEKHFLSLIGTIRNCAGGLTPWNTWITCEETMQKAEETYEVDHGYNFEVPVSPDIGLADPIPLKAMGRFNHEAVAVDPKTGIVYQTEDRGDSLIYRFIPDSFNGRTAELAAGGKLQALKIRDMKSADTRNWRGRLQKVFPWTYTPIPVGETFAVEWVDIENVESPDDDLRIQGAEGKDAAKFARGEGIWYGSNQEHGEFYIACTNGGIAYKGQIWKYMPSPHEGTSREAQEPGTLQLFVEPNDRNLMENADNLTVTPWGDLIICEDGPEEEFLIGITPEGHLYKFARNAGNMSELAGATFSPDGTTLFVNIQSHGITLAITGPWHEIRQRPLV